Genomic segment of Maricaulis maris:
TCCAGACCTTGAATGCGCGCAAGGAAGTCATCCTGTCGGGCGGGGCCATCAACTCGCCCCAGACCCTGCTCCTCTCGGGCATTGGCCCGGCCGACGAATTGCGCGAAGCCGGGGTCAGCGTCGAGCACGACCTGCCCGGAGTCGGCAAGAACCTGCAGGACCATCTCGATGTGACCTCCCAGGTCTGGACAAAGTCCGCGACCTCGATCGGCACGTCGCTGCGGTCTTTCCCCAATCACATGTACATGGTCGCGCGATGGGCCCTGCGCGGAGACGGGCCGTTCACGGTCAATCCGGTCCAGGGCGGTGCCTTCGTCAAATCCGCCTATGCCAAGGACCTCCCGGACCTCCAGCTGGTCTTCATTCCGGCGATTTCCAATGCCCATGGGATGGAGAAAATGAGCGGGCACGGCATCACGCTGCATGTCTGCCAGCTCTATCCGGAAAGCCGTGGTGAGATCCGGCTGAAGAGCACGGACCCGAATGACCATCCGGCGATCCAGCCGAACTATCTCGCCGAGGAGTTCGATCTCGACGTTTTGACCGATGGGCTGGCGAAGGTTCGTGATATCCTCAATGCGCCGGCCTTCGATCATGACCGCAAGGAAGAGCGCTTCCCGGGGGCCCATATCAATACCATGGCCGGCCTGCGCGATGATGTCCGGGCGCGAGCCGAGACGCTCTACCACCCGACCTCGACCTGCGCGATGGGATCCGGCGAGCTCGCCGTCACCGACAGTCGTTGCCGGGTCAAGGGCGTGAAGGGCCTGCGCGTCATCGACGCCTCGGTCATGCCGCGCCTTGTGGGCGGCAACACCAACGCGCCGACCATCATGATCGCGACCCGAGCGGCCGCAATGATCGCCGAAGACAACTCTTAAGGAGGCCACCATGAGTGAAGCCGAAGCCAAGCAGATCGAACGCATGAAAGGCCTTCTGGCCGCACAGCAATCCGCTTTCCGCACGGAACGGCACCGGCCGATCGACAAGCGCAAGGCCGATCTGGACCGCATTGCCGACCTGTGCCGCAAGAATGCGGACGCCATTGCCGAGGCCATCAGCAAGGATTTCGGCAACCGCGCCAAGCAGGAAAGCGTGATCGCCGAGATTGCTTTCGTGATCCAGGACGCAGCGCACGCGAAGAAGCACCTGTCCAAGTGGATGAAGACCCGCAAGGTCGGTGTCCCGATGACGCTGATGCCCGGTTCCGCGACGATCCGGCGCGACCCGAAAGGGGTCGTCGGAATTGTCTCGCCGTGGAACTACCCCTTCCAGCTGGCCATGGCGCCTCTTGTGGCGGCGATCGCAGCGGGTTGCCGGGCCATGATCAAACCGTCCGAATACACCCCGGCGACCGGCGACCTGATGAAATCCC
This window contains:
- a CDS encoding GMC family oxidoreductase, producing the protein MSKTEYDYIICGAGSAGCTVAERLSRDPSASVLVLEAGGTDNSPIIRTPMLLQYAVTGEQFNWGYWTEPQKHLNDRKLLWPRGKTLGGSSSINAMHYMRGAKENYDEWESAYGAEGWGWKNALPAFKEVQNQTRGESELHGTGGPLWVQDIKPLNPLTEDFLKAADQLQYKRNNDFNGPDQEGFGTYQVTQKGNKRCSAADAFLRPALERENCAVQTGAMVHRIVIENGQATGVEVEIGGEIQTLNARKEVILSGGAINSPQTLLLSGIGPADELREAGVSVEHDLPGVGKNLQDHLDVTSQVWTKSATSIGTSLRSFPNHMYMVARWALRGDGPFTVNPVQGGAFVKSAYAKDLPDLQLVFIPAISNAHGMEKMSGHGITLHVCQLYPESRGEIRLKSTDPNDHPAIQPNYLAEEFDLDVLTDGLAKVRDILNAPAFDHDRKEERFPGAHINTMAGLRDDVRARAETLYHPTSTCAMGSGELAVTDSRCRVKGVKGLRVIDASVMPRLVGGNTNAPTIMIATRAAAMIAEDNS